A single region of the Halopiger xanaduensis SH-6 genome encodes:
- a CDS encoding DegT/DnrJ/EryC1/StrS family aminotransferase — protein sequence MTTEKPALYGGEPIRDEVLGYGGQSITDHEKDAVVEALEGDYITRGPTVEAFEDRVADLIGVDHAVATTSGTTALHLAGEAAGFGPGDEVITTPLTFVSTAHAATYTDATPVFADIDPHRRTIDPDAVRDRITEDTAGLVPMHYAGHPADIDELLEVADEHDLTVIWDACHAFGGTWRGEPIGAQRDMAVFSFHPVKNVTTGEGGMVVTDDDDLAERLRRLRSFDMNYDVDGHESEPWYQVTEGLGYNYNVTDLQAALGLAQLDRLEAFKDRRDEIIARYDEAFNEIDDLRTPPDPLESDPMYHLYAIEVDEEFGCDRAEFVDAMHAENVGVQVHYVPLHYHPFFQAEFGYERGDFPRTERVYDRLVSLPLFPAMSDDDVADVIDSIERLHRHLE from the coding sequence ATGACGACGGAGAAACCAGCGCTCTACGGCGGCGAGCCGATTCGAGACGAGGTGCTCGGCTACGGCGGTCAAAGCATCACTGACCACGAGAAAGACGCCGTCGTCGAGGCCCTCGAGGGAGACTACATCACGCGCGGGCCAACGGTCGAAGCGTTCGAAGACAGAGTTGCCGATCTTATCGGCGTCGACCATGCAGTGGCGACGACATCCGGGACGACCGCGTTACATCTCGCCGGCGAAGCGGCGGGATTTGGACCGGGCGACGAGGTGATTACGACGCCGCTGACGTTCGTTTCGACCGCGCACGCAGCGACGTACACGGATGCGACGCCGGTCTTCGCCGACATCGATCCACATCGGCGGACGATTGATCCCGACGCCGTTCGCGATCGGATCACCGAGGACACTGCTGGACTCGTTCCGATGCACTACGCCGGCCATCCAGCGGACATCGACGAGTTATTGGAAGTCGCAGACGAACACGACCTGACGGTAATCTGGGACGCCTGTCACGCCTTCGGCGGCACGTGGCGCGGCGAACCAATCGGCGCCCAGCGGGACATGGCCGTCTTCAGTTTCCATCCAGTCAAAAACGTCACGACCGGCGAGGGCGGTATGGTCGTTACCGACGACGATGACCTCGCGGAGCGGCTCCGTCGGCTGCGATCGTTCGACATGAACTACGACGTCGATGGCCATGAGAGCGAACCCTGGTATCAGGTGACCGAAGGCCTCGGCTACAACTACAACGTCACCGACCTGCAGGCGGCGCTGGGACTCGCCCAGCTCGACCGTCTCGAGGCGTTCAAGGATCGCCGCGACGAGATCATCGCCCGGTACGACGAGGCGTTCAATGAGATTGATGACCTCCGGACGCCGCCGGATCCGCTCGAGTCAGATCCTATGTACCACCTCTATGCGATCGAGGTCGACGAGGAATTCGGCTGTGACCGCGCGGAGTTTGTCGATGCGATGCACGCCGAGAACGTCGGCGTTCAGGTCCACTATGTCCCACTACATTATCACCCGTTCTTCCAGGCGGAGTTCGGGTACGAGCGGGGCGACTTTCCCCGAACGGAACGCGTGTACGACCGGCTCGTCAGCTTGCCGCTGTTCCCAGCAATGAGCGACGATGACGTAGCCGACGTGATCGATTCGATCGAGCGACTCCATCGTCATCTCGAGTAG
- a CDS encoding N-acetylneuraminate synthase family protein, which produces MDGFEIGDRAVGPDESTYVIAEAGSNHNGDLEIAKELIDVAADAGADAVKFQTFRAEDMYVEDSGEVEYLDDDRSIYDIIESMEMPYEWIPTLHDYCYDRGVQFLSTPFDERSAAELEDYVPAWKVASYTSSHVPFLEHLAATDKPIVMSTGAHDLEEIAESVTALKEAGADELALLQCVAAYPTPLSEINVRVVETLREKFGVPAGLSDHTLDPVTAPSAAVALGASVVEKHFTLDKSMEGPDHEFALEPDELERMVSSIRDTESALGTGEKRVLDAEEELHDKARRAIHAVDDIDAGDPLTTDNVKVLRPGEREPGLEPKFYEEVVGSVAARDLRPGKGITWEDVDD; this is translated from the coding sequence ATGGACGGATTCGAAATCGGTGATCGAGCCGTCGGTCCTGACGAGTCAACGTACGTTATTGCGGAAGCAGGGTCGAACCACAACGGCGACCTCGAGATAGCCAAGGAACTGATCGACGTCGCCGCCGACGCCGGTGCGGACGCGGTGAAATTCCAGACGTTTCGCGCCGAGGATATGTACGTCGAGGACAGCGGGGAGGTTGAATATCTGGACGACGACCGATCGATCTACGACATCATCGAGTCGATGGAGATGCCCTACGAGTGGATCCCGACGCTCCACGACTACTGTTACGATCGGGGAGTTCAGTTCCTGTCGACGCCCTTCGACGAGCGATCGGCGGCCGAACTCGAGGATTACGTTCCCGCCTGGAAGGTCGCATCCTACACGAGCAGCCACGTGCCGTTTCTCGAGCATTTAGCGGCGACCGATAAGCCGATCGTCATGTCAACAGGGGCTCACGATCTCGAGGAGATCGCTGAGTCGGTGACGGCGCTCAAGGAAGCCGGTGCCGACGAACTCGCGCTCCTCCAGTGCGTCGCCGCGTATCCGACACCCCTCTCGGAGATCAACGTCCGCGTCGTCGAAACCCTTCGGGAGAAGTTCGGCGTTCCGGCCGGACTCTCGGATCACACGCTCGATCCGGTGACCGCACCGAGTGCCGCCGTTGCGCTCGGTGCCAGCGTCGTTGAGAAACACTTCACGCTTGACAAGTCGATGGAGGGGCCGGACCACGAGTTCGCCCTCGAGCCCGACGAACTCGAGCGGATGGTTTCGTCGATCCGCGATACGGAGTCCGCGCTCGGAACCGGCGAGAAACGGGTTCTCGACGCGGAGGAAGAGCTACACGACAAAGCGCGCCGTGCGATCCACGCCGTCGACGATATCGACGCCGGTGACCCGCTGACGACTGACAACGTCAAGGTGCTCCGCCCCGGCGAGCGCGAGCCGGGACTCGAGCCGAAGTTCTACGAGGAGGTCGTCGGGAGCGTCGCCGCGCGCGATCTCCGTCCGGGCAAGGGTATCACTTGGGAGGACGTCGACGACTGA
- a CDS encoding SDR family NAD(P)-dependent oxidoreductase yields MITGQNVLLTGGAGSVGRSLIPRFLEQDPNVVRIFDNNEPALAEVKSQFDDDRCRFLAGDVRDGDRLERAMEDIDVVVHTAAMKHVDVCEYNPFEAVKTNALGLQNIVDAAIDSSVQRVVFTSSDKAVNPANTMGTTKLLGEKLVTAGNKHSGRQDLRLSSVRFGNVVNSSQSVIPIFADQIRTGGPVTLTDEAMTRFFLTYDDVFDLIAQTIDCMQGGEVFVYKMSAMRIVDLTEAMIETLAPQFGHDPAEIDVELIGRRPGETFHEEIMTDREVRRAYENDSMYSIIPETTKYLSYDYPDGFDEAENIVRSSEHAEKLTKAEIVDFLESGDANGELFTFDERTDVARPSENQGESTTAENGSGLDRTNLGGNR; encoded by the coding sequence ATGATTACCGGACAGAACGTGCTACTCACCGGCGGTGCAGGGTCGGTGGGCCGGTCACTTATTCCCCGTTTTCTCGAGCAGGATCCGAACGTCGTTAGGATATTCGATAACAACGAACCGGCACTTGCAGAAGTGAAGTCCCAGTTTGACGACGACCGCTGCCGTTTTCTCGCAGGCGATGTCCGAGACGGGGATCGCTTAGAGCGAGCTATGGAGGACATCGATGTCGTCGTGCATACCGCTGCGATGAAACACGTCGACGTCTGCGAATACAACCCGTTCGAGGCGGTGAAGACCAACGCGCTCGGACTCCAGAACATCGTGGATGCTGCTATCGACTCGAGCGTGCAGCGCGTCGTGTTCACGAGTAGCGACAAGGCGGTCAATCCGGCGAACACGATGGGAACAACAAAGCTCCTCGGGGAGAAACTGGTTACTGCCGGAAACAAACATAGCGGCCGTCAGGACCTCCGTCTCTCCTCTGTTCGGTTTGGGAACGTTGTCAACTCCTCCCAGTCGGTGATCCCGATTTTCGCCGATCAGATCCGCACTGGCGGACCTGTGACGTTGACTGACGAAGCGATGACCCGGTTTTTCCTCACCTATGATGACGTCTTCGACCTGATCGCACAAACGATCGACTGTATGCAGGGTGGCGAAGTATTCGTCTACAAGATGTCCGCAATGCGGATCGTCGATCTCACGGAGGCAATGATCGAGACGCTCGCGCCGCAGTTCGGCCACGATCCCGCCGAGATCGACGTCGAACTGATCGGTCGCCGTCCCGGAGAGACCTTCCACGAGGAGATCATGACCGATCGCGAGGTACGGCGCGCCTACGAAAACGACTCGATGTATTCGATCATCCCAGAGACGACGAAGTACCTCTCTTACGACTATCCGGACGGATTCGACGAGGCCGAGAACATCGTTCGGTCGTCGGAACACGCCGAGAAGTTGACGAAAGCGGAAATCGTCGACTTCCTCGAGAGCGGCGACGCGAACGGAGAGTTGTTCACGTTCGACGAGCGGACGGATGTCGCCCGGCCGAGTGAGAATCAAGGCGAATCGACGACCGCCGAGAACGGATCCGGTCTCGACCGGACGAACCTCGGAGGGAACCGATGA
- a CDS encoding ABC transporter ATP-binding protein, which produces MTESAETITWREKFDALVQVARYRPAFTAGIIVLGALVAALEGVGLSFIYPILEVAQSNEPITEAGGLLGTFVDIYQFVGIPFSLEFLIIGIAGVMTIRFTASFVVAWLKAVLRQRYEEWIRTQAFNAALDANVQYFDEEGSDDILNAIITETRYSGDVIKYCVQALETLFLVGIYLAVMFYIAPEMTVLALLLLGVITYVLRNVIEPAYTVGTRVAEANERVQESVQAGTQGIRDVKLFGLSEEMFTAFRDSIRQYTDSSINLKRNEAAIQNFYDLAAALTLFALIYVGFIYSGLSLGALGIFLLAMFRLAPLVSRLNSQVYNVEGNLSHLVRTQEFVDDLAARSETDGSRSVAVVNHIAVDNVLFSYNGDELVLDSLSFEVDRGEFVAFVGQSGAGKSTIVSLLARLYEPDDGEIRADGIPIEEYDLEEWRERIAVVRQQPFIFDDTLENNVTIGNRDATRADVERVCEIAKVDEFVDDLPNGYDSQLGDDGVRLSGGQRQRVALARALLKDADFLVLDEATSDLDSSLEREVQASIESMERDYGIIAIAHRLSTVKNADRIYTVDNGEIIEAGTHGELLEGDGAYADLYAIQSSQA; this is translated from the coding sequence ATGACTGAATCAGCGGAGACCATTACCTGGCGTGAGAAGTTCGATGCGCTGGTCCAAGTCGCCCGATATCGGCCCGCGTTTACCGCCGGGATTATCGTCCTTGGTGCGCTCGTGGCTGCCCTTGAGGGCGTCGGGTTGAGTTTCATCTATCCGATTCTCGAAGTCGCACAGTCCAACGAACCAATCACTGAAGCTGGCGGTCTCCTCGGCACGTTTGTCGATATTTATCAGTTCGTTGGAATTCCGTTTTCCCTCGAATTCCTCATCATCGGCATCGCGGGCGTAATGACTATCCGTTTTACGGCGTCGTTCGTCGTCGCGTGGCTGAAGGCGGTCTTACGACAACGTTACGAAGAGTGGATACGAACGCAGGCGTTCAATGCTGCACTCGATGCGAACGTACAGTACTTCGATGAAGAGGGATCGGACGATATCCTCAATGCTATCATCACCGAAACCCGATATTCGGGTGACGTAATCAAATACTGCGTTCAGGCGCTGGAAACCCTGTTTCTCGTCGGTATCTATCTGGCAGTGATGTTTTATATCGCTCCGGAGATGACCGTCCTCGCACTGCTCCTATTAGGGGTAATCACATACGTCCTTCGTAATGTTATCGAGCCTGCATATACGGTCGGGACTCGCGTCGCTGAGGCCAATGAACGAGTTCAGGAATCCGTTCAAGCGGGAACCCAGGGTATTCGCGACGTGAAACTGTTCGGACTCTCCGAAGAGATGTTCACTGCCTTCAGGGACTCGATCCGACAATATACGGATTCGTCGATCAATTTGAAGCGAAACGAAGCGGCCATCCAGAACTTCTACGATCTCGCGGCGGCACTCACACTCTTTGCCCTGATCTACGTCGGATTCATCTACAGCGGCCTCTCGCTCGGTGCGCTCGGTATCTTCCTGTTAGCGATGTTCCGGCTCGCCCCGCTTGTGAGCCGGCTGAACAGTCAGGTGTACAACGTCGAGGGGAACCTCTCTCATCTCGTTCGAACGCAGGAGTTCGTCGACGACCTCGCCGCCCGGAGTGAAACCGACGGCTCCCGTTCGGTCGCGGTGGTCAATCACATCGCAGTCGATAATGTCTTGTTCTCCTATAACGGCGACGAACTGGTCCTTGACAGCCTCTCCTTTGAGGTCGACCGTGGTGAGTTCGTCGCGTTCGTGGGTCAATCTGGTGCAGGGAAATCAACGATCGTCTCACTGCTCGCGCGACTGTACGAACCCGACGACGGCGAGATTCGCGCCGATGGTATCCCCATTGAAGAATACGACCTCGAGGAGTGGCGCGAACGGATCGCGGTGGTCCGACAGCAGCCGTTTATCTTCGACGATACCCTCGAGAACAACGTCACGATCGGCAATCGAGACGCGACGCGGGCCGACGTCGAACGGGTCTGCGAAATCGCAAAAGTCGACGAGTTCGTCGATGATCTCCCGAACGGATACGACTCCCAACTCGGTGACGACGGCGTCCGACTGTCCGGCGGCCAACGGCAACGGGTAGCGCTGGCGCGAGCGCTGTTAAAAGACGCCGACTTCCTCGTGTTGGACGAGGCGACTAGCGATTTGGACTCGAGTCTCGAACGGGAGGTTCAGGCTTCTATTGAGTCGATGGAGCGAGACTACGGGATCATCGCGATCGCACACCGACTCTCGACGGTCAAGAACGCTGATCGAATATACACCGTGGACAACGGAGAGATCATCGAGGCCGGAACCCACGGGGAGCTGCTTGAGGGAGACGGAGCGTATGCCGACCTGTATGCGATCCAGTCGTCACAAGCGTGA
- a CDS encoding dTDP-glucose 4,6-dehydratase: protein MSETVIVTGAAGFIGRWVVRELLERGYSVRGLDDFSNGSRRNIQAFGDRDDFELIEGDVCDDATVSELFDVNPAACIHLAAEIDVQESLEDPQSHFESNVVGTQTVLEACRRTETRLGLVGTCMVYDMADSEEGIDEEHPVKPASPYAGSKLAAENLAESYYHGYDLPVVVLRPFNTYGPYQKTGMAGGVVSIFTDRDLQGEPLKIFGDGTQSRDLLYATDCARFIVEGTFCDDAIGEILNAGTGSDISVNDLAELIASEETEITHVEHHHPQSEVQTLRCDPSKAQAMLDWEPEVSLEEGVDRLRTWLRDQRSK, encoded by the coding sequence ATGAGCGAGACGGTCATCGTCACCGGTGCTGCGGGATTCATCGGTCGATGGGTCGTTCGAGAACTCCTCGAGCGCGGGTATTCGGTTCGGGGTCTCGACGACTTTTCGAACGGCTCGCGACGGAACATCCAAGCGTTCGGCGACCGAGACGACTTCGAACTCATCGAGGGCGACGTCTGCGACGACGCAACGGTTTCGGAACTGTTCGACGTCAATCCGGCGGCTTGTATTCACTTAGCTGCCGAGATCGACGTTCAGGAAAGCCTCGAGGATCCCCAGTCTCACTTCGAGTCGAACGTCGTCGGCACGCAGACCGTCCTTGAGGCCTGTCGGCGGACGGAGACGCGACTCGGATTAGTCGGAACGTGCATGGTGTACGATATGGCCGACTCCGAGGAAGGGATCGACGAGGAGCATCCGGTCAAACCGGCCTCGCCGTACGCCGGTTCGAAGCTCGCCGCCGAAAACCTGGCGGAGAGTTACTACCACGGCTACGATCTGCCGGTCGTCGTTTTGCGGCCGTTCAACACGTACGGACCGTATCAGAAGACCGGGATGGCCGGCGGCGTCGTCTCGATCTTCACGGACCGCGACCTGCAGGGTGAACCGCTGAAGATCTTCGGCGACGGCACGCAGAGCCGCGACCTCCTGTATGCGACCGACTGTGCACGGTTCATCGTCGAGGGGACGTTCTGCGACGACGCGATCGGTGAGATACTCAATGCGGGGACGGGATCAGACATCTCCGTCAACGATCTGGCCGAACTCATCGCGAGTGAGGAAACCGAGATCACGCACGTAGAGCACCACCACCCTCAGAGCGAAGTCCAGACGCTGCGGTGCGATCCGAGCAAGGCTCAGGCGATGCTCGACTGGGAACCAGAGGTCTCGCTCGAGGAGGGCGTCGATCGCCTTCGGACGTGGCTCCGAGACCAGCGGTCCAAGTGA